The genomic stretch TCTTCGCATTTAAGCTTTCTCCACTCCAGTTTGGGATTATTTCAAAAGTCTCAGGCCGTGGCCGCATAGCGGTCGTTGGCGTTGCCTGATTTTAGAGCATCCTCTCGCGCCGCCGAAATCTGTGCGAGGGCGAACGCGGAAATGGCAAGCTCTACGTCACGCACGGCAAGATCATAGAACATGCCGGTGGTCAGCAGATTCGCCACGATTCCAATGAGCCACAGACTTACAACATAACTGCCAATCTTCGTCCAGCGACTCAATACCACGAGGCCAGCGATGATCTCGACCACGCCGACGATGTGCATGAACGTCGCCGGGCTGAGCGGCACAACTTTGGTCGCCAGCGGGCTGAGATACATCTCCCAGTTGACGATCACATTGAAGAACTTGTCCACTCCTGCGATGATGGGGCCGACTCCAAAGCCAATTCGAAGCACCCACCACGCCAGATTGATCCGAGCATCAAACTTTTGCATTTGATCCTCCCCGTCCTGTGCAATTGAGCGGCAAAGCTGCCTTTGGTTACAACTGATTGGGGAAACCTTTGGTAACGTGGAAAACAGCGTAACCTTTTTGAGGGAAGCCACTCTATCCCATAGACCGCCATGTCAACCAGCATGTTACCCCCGACAATCGGCTCCGACGCCCTCAAGGACGAGCAGATAATCGAACGCGTCCTCTCGGGCGAGACGGCGCTTTATGAGTTGATCATGCGTCGCTACAACCAGCGTCTTTATCGCACTGTGCGTGCCATTCTGCGGAATGACGATGAAGTAGAAGACGTGATGCAGGACGCGTATGTCCGCGCCTATCGCCACCTCGGCGACTTTGCCGGACGCTCGCAGTTCTCCACCTGGCTGACGCGTATCGCGGTCCACGAAGCATTCGCGCGCCTCAGGCACGGCAAGCGGACGCAGCAATTCGACGATGAGTCCACCGGCGGAGGAGCCGACATGATTCCCGCAACCACCATCGATCCCGAACACCACAGTTCCAATGCAGAGCTGGGAGCATTGCTCGAGGAAGCCATTCTCAGCCTGCCGGAGAACCTCCGCACCGTACTAATGCTTCGTGATGTGGAAGAACTCAGCACAATCGAAACCGCCGAAGCTCTCAGCATCTCGGAGGAAAACGTCAAAACCCGCCTCCATCGCGGCCGCGCGCTGGTGCGCAAAAAGCTCTATGCACGCGTGGGCTCCAACGCTCCTGCGACTTTCTCCTTCATGGGTGTGCGCTGTGATCGGGTGGTACGGCGCGTATTCGAAATGCTCGAAGAAGCAGGCCTCTCGCAAAAGCTGCTTCACTGAAAACGAAAACGTCCTCTCCTAAAACACTGTCATCCCTCGCTCCGCCGCGATATCGTCTTGACGCCAAGAATTGCAGTTGCGCAGCGGGGGACCTGCTTTCTCAGGTCGTCGATAAATTGATTCCCGCGTAGCACAACAAAGCTGCGAACCCATCTCACAACTCAACCGCGCACACGTGAATCTTTCTCTTTGAGAGAGATTCATGAAGAGCAGCTTTCCCATAAAAAGTGTTCGCGTCTCCGTCTTCACTGTTCCGACCGACCTGCCCGAAGCTGACGGCACATTCTCATGGAACAAAACGACAATGGTGCTGGTCGAGGTCGCGGCAGGCAATCAAACCGGTCTGGGATACACGTACGGAGACGAAGCCGTCGCATCGCTGATCCACAAACCATTTTCCAAACTGCTCGAAGGCAAAGACGCCTTCTCCATCGGCGAGAGCTGGAGCGCGATGCTCTGGAAGATTCGCAACCTCGGTCGTCCTGGAGTGGCGTCGATGGCGATCTCCGCAGTTGACGCGGCACTCTGGGACCTGAAAGCGAAACTGCTCGGTCTTGCTCTGGTCGTGCTATTGGGCAAGTGTCGCGACCGCGTTCCCATTTACGGAAGCGGCGGGTTCACGTCCTACAGCATCGCGCAGTTGCAGCGCCAGCTAGGAGGATGGGCCGCACAAGGCATTCGCATGGTGAAGATGAAAGTGGGCACGCATCCTGAGCAGGATCCCGACCGGGTGCGCGCCGCCCGCGAGGCGATCGGCCCCGACGTTCAACTATTCGTCGATGCGAATGGCGCCTACTCTCGCAAGCAAGCTCTTGAGATGGCCGAGCGCTTCGCCGAATACGACGTGCGCTGGTTCGAAGAGCCGGTTTCCTCGGACGATCTCGCAGGTCTGCGCCTGATTCGCGATCGCGCGCCGGTGCGCATGGAAATTGCCGCAGGCGAGTACGGATACGACCAGTACTACTTCCGCCACATGCTCGAATCCGAAGCAGTTGACGTGCTGCAAGCCGACGCCACGCGTTGCGAAGGCGTCAGCGGATTCCTGCGCGCCAGCACCATTGCTCAGAGCTTCCACATTCCCTTTTCGGCACACACGTCACCGTCGATCCATTGTCATCCGTCCTGCGCGCTGACCGAGTTCCGCCACATCGAGTACTTCCACGATCACGCGCGCATTGAACAAATGTTCTTCGACGGCGCTGCGAAGCCGGTGAATGGATGCCTTGTTCCTGATCTGACGCGGCCCGGAATGGGATTGGAATTGAAGAGGAAGGACGCACAGAAGTACGCCGCGTGATGTTCTGCTGTATTCGAAATGCCTCGTGTTAACGTGACTGTGCTCGATCGTTATTGCACACAAAACACAACGTGCTTCGGCGAAACTCACGCCTCAGCATGACACGGTTTTTCAAGTGCGGTTTTTTCCACCATTGTCGAATTTCAACAAAACCATGTCATCCTGAGCCCTGATGTTGGGCGAAGGACCTTGTGTTTGTCGTTGGTGTTGCTTTTGCGGTTTCAAACCGCGCCGTCAGACCAGACGCACGCCTTCACCATCCGCTCGGATGACCAAGAGACCCCTACGGCGTCGCGTTCCTGTGAATCTCCACCGTTGACCACGTCTTGTCAGCCGCATGGCATACGGTCTCCAGCTTGCAATCCACGCACTTAGGTTTGCGCGCTATGCAGAGAGCCCGACCATGCCAGATCACGCGATGGGAAAAGTCGATCCACTGGTCGCGTGGGATCACACGCATGAGATCCTGCTCGATTTTGACGGGCTCGTTGTTCGCCGTGAGCTCCAGCCGGCGGGAAATGCGGTGAACATGCGTATCCACAACCACGCCCTCAGCTTTCCCAAACCAGGAACCAAGAACGACATTCGCTGTCTTGCGC from Terriglobales bacterium encodes the following:
- a CDS encoding RNA polymerase sigma factor is translated as MSTSMLPPTIGSDALKDEQIIERVLSGETALYELIMRRYNQRLYRTVRAILRNDDEVEDVMQDAYVRAYRHLGDFAGRSQFSTWLTRIAVHEAFARLRHGKRTQQFDDESTGGGADMIPATTIDPEHHSSNAELGALLEEAILSLPENLRTVLMLRDVEELSTIETAEALSISEENVKTRLHRGRALVRKKLYARVGSNAPATFSFMGVRCDRVVRRVFEMLEEAGLSQKLLH
- a CDS encoding enolase C-terminal domain-like protein, whose amino-acid sequence is MKSSFPIKSVRVSVFTVPTDLPEADGTFSWNKTTMVLVEVAAGNQTGLGYTYGDEAVASLIHKPFSKLLEGKDAFSIGESWSAMLWKIRNLGRPGVASMAISAVDAALWDLKAKLLGLALVVLLGKCRDRVPIYGSGGFTSYSIAQLQRQLGGWAAQGIRMVKMKVGTHPEQDPDRVRAAREAIGPDVQLFVDANGAYSRKQALEMAERFAEYDVRWFEEPVSSDDLAGLRLIRDRAPVRMEIAAGEYGYDQYYFRHMLESEAVDVLQADATRCEGVSGFLRASTIAQSFHIPFSAHTSPSIHCHPSCALTEFRHIEYFHDHARIEQMFFDGAAKPVNGCLVPDLTRPGMGLELKRKDAQKYAA